ATTTCCGTTGGCGAGTACATTAGGCGGAGACGTTTGTCGCTGGCAGCCGGTGAACTATGCAGCAGTGGTGCCAGAATTATAGATCTTGCGCTGAAATATGGCTATGACACTCCTGAAGCATTTACGAAGGCTTTTCGCAGGCAGCATGGCATTTCTCCAAGTGAAGCGCGAAAGTACACCGGAAAGCTGAAATCATACAGCCGCCTGGGAATCCAGGTGAGTTTGAAGGGAGCGGAACCGATGCAATACAGAGTGGTGGAACAAGAAGCTTTTGAAGTGGTTGGGATTAAAGAGGAATTCTCTTATGCTAATGGAGAAAATCTAGCGGGTATCCCCAAGATGTGGGACAGAGCGAACAAGGATGGAACATGTGATTTATTGTTATGTAAAAACAACGGCCCTGTAAAAGGTATCCTTGGTGTCTGTGTGGACCAAAGTAAAGTAAAGGAAAAACAGATGGATTATTGGGTTGCTGCGGCATACGATGGAGAAACACCTGATGGTTATATGAAAATGGAGGTACCCGCATCGAAATGGGCAATCTTCGAAGTTCACGGCCCAATGCCAGAAGCCATGCAGAAAGTGTGGAAGCAAATTTTTACTGAATGGTTCCCGTCCAGCGGATTTGAACATGCCGGAACACCCGAGCTAGAGGTCTACACAGCAGGGAACTCTGCTGACCCGGATTATTATTCTGAGGTTTGGATTCCGGTTAAGTAAGCCTCCGCTTTGGGATGGCAGATTTGAGGCATTTTCTTAGAGAAAAATCATAATAGAGTACATGTTTAAACTATTTAATCAAACGTTTGATTAAATCGTTTTTCAAGCTGCCCAAGCCCTTGAAACGAAAAACCACCCCTCTTTTAAAAGAGAGATGGTCCTGAAGTTAATTGATTTCACGGATTTGCTGCTGGGCAATCTTGGCGGAATGAACGGCGTCGGTTTCATGCTTTTCCTGCAGTCTCGCGGGCAGGCCCTGGATTGATTGGACGACTGTATCCAGCTTTGCTTCGATTCGGTGAAGCAGGTACAGTGTCACGACAATCGGGAACCCAACATCGCTGATGAACGGAATCAGCTGTTCCATATGCGCTTCCTCCTTCCTTTCATTTTTAAAATAAGAGCCGGTCTCTAGTAGAAGACCGGCCCGCTTTTATTAAATTAATTCGTAATCGGTTACGTTGCGTTCGACAACGCGTGCACTGTGAACGGAAACAAGGGTTCCATTCGTTGGCTGGAATGCGTTGGAAGCGATGATTTGCTCCATTGCCAGCTTGACTGCCGCTGGATCAACTGGCTCCTTCGGGTTATCAACCGCCAGCTTGGCGTATTTGCCAAGAGCTGTAGTGAATTGCAACTCAAGTGTTTTTGCCATGTTTTTCACCTCCTATTAAATTAGTAGATTTCCAGATTAGATGATATCGAAGCTGTCGTTACGCTCCACAGAGCTTAACAAGTTTCCGCTAAGGCCGCCAAGTGCAAGAGCTGCCTGCTGAACCTGATCAGCAGTAGCTTCCTTTCTCACATAGCGGTAAGTCTTAGGCTTGAAAATCGACTCACCCTTCTCATCCACACCAGCCTCAAACATCAGCCTGATATTAGAATCCTTCAACATCGCCATTGCCATTTGCCTCACCTCCTTTCACCTTCTATATACAGATGGGGAAGGGAAAAGGACAGGGTGGGGGAAAATTTTATTGAAGGACTTCAATTGATGAGGGCTCTATCGGACAAACACGGAGGAAAAGCAGGGGAAAGTGTCCGATAGAAGGGCCCTATCGGACAAACACGAAGGAAAAGAAGAGAAAAGTGTCCGATAGAAGGGCTCTATCGGACAAACGCGAAGGAAAAGAAGAGGAAAGTGTCCGATAGGAAGGCTCTATCGGACAAACGCGAAGGAAAAGAAGAGAAAAGTGTCCGATAGGAAGGCTTTATCGGACAAACGCGGAGGACAAGAAGAGAAAAGTGTCCGATAGAAAGGCTCTATCGGACAAACGCGAAGGAAAAGAAGAGAAAAGTGCCCGATAGGAAGGCTCTATCGGACAAACGCGGAGGACAAGAAGAGAAAAGTGTCCGATAAAAGGGCTCTATCCCGACTGATCGAATACCCTCATCCGCAGGAGTCTTAGTTTTTACGCTGAAAAAAGAAAAGCATTCCTGTCCACTGAACTGGCAAGGAATGCTTTTCTCATTTTACAAAATCGCTTCAGCGATCAGCTTATCAAACTTGCGAACATCTACACCTTTTTTCAGGTTGACTTTAATATGGCCGGCTCTTGTCCATAATTCCACTTCTGCGTTGACATCAAACAAGCTGCCGGCATTTTCAGTGGACCACATATTGATGGATGAGTAAGGCAGGGAGTAAATTTCAACCTTTTTGCCGGTAAGGCCCTGTGCGTCTCGGACAATCAAACGTTTGTTGGTGAAAATCGCACTGTCGCGAACGGTTTTATAGGCCGCGATCGCCTTTTCACCTTCTACTAATAGTACATTCACATCATTTGGAATCGGGCATTCAGAGATAAACGTCCAAGCTAAGATCGCTTGTGTTGCAACCATCTTTATAACCTCCCAATATATTATTTCTCATCTATTATTCTGTATATAATTGGGAATACCTGCTGTGGTGATTAAACCTTTTTCTTTTTCCACGGTCTTAAAAAGGAAATGATGAAGATGAAGATGGTAACGGCAATTTGAAAATAGACAGCGTATTGCCTGATTAGATGATTTTGAATGAATTCGGGGTTGCTTAAAGCTGCCTCTTTTTGCATCTCCAATAGTTCCATGTTTTCCATCATCAGCTCGTCTACGATGAAAATGCCGACGACTGTTTGGATGATATACAAAATGAATTTCACGCCCACCCAACGGTGCTTGAAAAATCCCCAATTGGTAAAAAAACCATATGTGAACCCGACAAGCAGCGTTCCGATTGCTCCCCATCTGACAATCTGGTCACTGATGGTGACGATGTTTTT
The window above is part of the Mesobacillus jeotgali genome. Proteins encoded here:
- a CDS encoding PH domain-containing protein, yielding MVATQAILAWTFISECPIPNDVNVLLVEGEKAIAAYKTVRDSAIFTNKRLIVRDAQGLTGKKVEIYSLPYSSINMWSTENAGSLFDVNAEVELWTRAGHIKVNLKKGVDVRKFDKLIAEAIL
- a CDS encoding AraC family transcriptional regulator is translated as MAWIEALQKAIDYMEEHLLDEITVEDIAKQANSSPFHFQRTFAILTDISVGEYIRRRRLSLAAGELCSSGARIIDLALKYGYDTPEAFTKAFRRQHGISPSEARKYTGKLKSYSRLGIQVSLKGAEPMQYRVVEQEAFEVVGIKEEFSYANGENLAGIPKMWDRANKDGTCDLLLCKNNGPVKGILGVCVDQSKVKEKQMDYWVAAAYDGETPDGYMKMEVPASKWAIFEVHGPMPEAMQKVWKQIFTEWFPSSGFEHAGTPELEVYTAGNSADPDYYSEVWIPVK
- a CDS encoding YvrJ family protein — translated: MEQLIPFISDVGFPIVVTLYLLHRIEAKLDTVVQSIQGLPARLQEKHETDAVHSAKIAQQQIREIN
- a CDS encoding DUF2269 family protein; amino-acid sequence: MRKIGPKGLRWLKMIHVFLVVLFFGGILSSVALNLHIDFTRYDEAYLGYKNIVTISDQIVRWGAIGTLLVGFTYGFFTNWGFFKHRWVGVKFILYIIQTVVGIFIVDELMMENMELLEMQKEAALSNPEFIQNHLIRQYAVYFQIAVTIFIFIISFLRPWKKKKV
- a CDS encoding DUF2922 domain-containing protein translates to MAKTLELQFTTALGKYAKLAVDNPKEPVDPAAVKLAMEQIIASNAFQPTNGTLVSVHSARVVERNVTDYELI
- a CDS encoding DUF1659 domain-containing protein, with product MAMAMLKDSNIRLMFEAGVDEKGESIFKPKTYRYVRKEATADQVQQAALALGGLSGNLLSSVERNDSFDII